The sequence TATgggttttattaaataaaagttattgaaaaaatTGGAATTCTCATAcataaaactttcaaaaatgaTTAGTTGTCataaaataaagattataaaaactgaaaaacgTGTTAGAAATTCTTAAAACTAAAACTTCAATAAATATAGGTGGACCAAATATTTATGAATGCAACTCAATAAGTGGAGATGACATAATTATGGATGACCATCGTGATAAccttaaaagaaataatatttacggatattcaaaaaaaataaataattttcttatcaTATATTCCCTTAAACAGCTAAACCCTAACTTGTCGCCGGGATTTCgtttaatataattatgttCACTAAAAGACTTGAAGCAAAAGAACAGTAGTGAGAGAAAGTATGAGAGAGATGAGACTCTGTGGTTGACAAACTCTTTTGCTCTCACATAGAAAGataacttattttcttttcttttcttttttttttctttacttttcagtgggtagttttataatatttggaCAAAAGGGAGTTTGTCTGAAGAAAGCTAAAGAGTTTAAAGACCTTAAAGAGTTGTAATGGTTTATGTCTTTGGAGAATCCTGAAGGGTTATGaagtgagagagagataaatagaaagaaaagaaaaaaaagagaagagagaggttAGAGACATGGTGGGCTCAGGAGGAGATAGAAGCAAAGATGCTGTAGGGATGATGGCACTTCACGAAGCACTTAGGAGCGTATGTCTTAACTCAGACTGGATTTACTCTGTTTTCTGGACCATTCGTCCCCGACCGTACACtcatctctctctgtctctctgttCATTAATCTTTCTCTATGTATGTTTCTTTATCTTTTGTTGTTCCTCTTTCTGGTTACAGGAGGGTCCGTGGTGGTAATGGATGCAAGATTGGTGATGAAAGTGGCAGCTTGTGAGTTTTGTCTCTTTCTATCTTTCCTCTGCTTTTGGTAGAAACAGAGGCTGCTCTGTTTCAACTCAAGATCTCTTTCTGAAACAGTTTGTGATTTTAATTTTCAAGGATGTTGATGTGGGAAGATGGGTTTTGTGGAGGAGGGAGAAATGAAGATCTTTGTCTGGAACCAGACATTGAAAGTGAAGATCTTGTCAGAAAAGCTTTCAGCAAGATGTCCATtcagttatataattatggagaaGGGTGGGTGCTGGGTAGGtggttatataaaataattatggaGAAGATAATTAGATTATATAAACACACCCTTAATCACTTCATAATTAGCAAACCTTTCattaagatatatattatattgtgaATCTTTAACATGATATATGCAGATTGATGGGTAAAGTTGCTTCTGATAAATGTCACAAGTGGGTATTCAAAGAACCATCTGAATCTGAACCCAATCTTGCTAATTACTGGCAGAGTTCTTTTGATGCTGTATGTTTTCTTAGTCTTCCACAGatctttaaatatttgttattttggttAGATGAGAAGCTTATGGTTAAGATGGTTAACACCTTTTGGTTGTTCAAAAATTTATTGCAGCTTCCTCCAGAATGGACAGATCAATTTGAATCAGGCATACAGGTCAACAGTCAAACATCctttttacatgttttttttttgtttttttttcaaactttgaTTTACTGCTCTTGAACTTACCGTAACACTTGTTTAAATGAACAGACAATTGCTGTGATTCAAGCTGGACATGGTTTGTTACAGCTAGGTTCTTGCAAGATTGtgagttttttttcctttttattttacattttcgtATTAGCTGTTTGATTTGGCTATACGGTGTGATCAATCATTGTTTTACTCACTCCAGATTCCAGAAGATCTTCATTTTGTGCTGAGGATGAGGCAAATGTTTGAATCAATCGGTTATCGATCCGGTTTTTACCTTTCCCAGCTCTTCTCTTCAAACCGAACCGGTGCTAGTCCATCCTCATCCTTGGTTCCAAACCAGCAACCTCAGTCTCAGCCTTTAGCTTGGGGATCACACGCTCCATTGTTACCTTCCCCTGGTTATCAGAACCAAACACTACCTGCATCAACAAGATATGGTTTCCTTCAAGAAACCAATGCTCCTCATCCTCAGATGCTTCCTCCAatggaagaacatgaagaagacATCAAATGGCCCAACGGTTTATCTTTGTTCAATGCATTGACTGGTCGTGCAGACGAAGCTAGTAGACTTCTGTTTAACCAGGAGCAGAACCCGATGAATATCGAAAACCAGAACGAGTTCTTGAGCCTTGAAAGTCATCCTAACAAGTTTAGAAGAAGCTATACATTACCAGCAAGAATGGACTCTTCCTCATCATCAACCTCGCTCGATCAGCAGCCACTAGAGTTTAGGAACAACTCCGGAAGCAATGCAGGAATGTACTCTGATGTTATGGAGACGTTCTTGAGGTGATTTGACAAGTTCAAGAATCATGTTTAAAGACAGATTAAAAAAAGATAACGAAAAGCTTTTAGCTTAATCTGTTTAAGACTGtccctttgtttctttcttACATCTCcctcgttgttgttgttgctgttgtaACATATATGTCTGATTGTATCTGCTTTTATGTCAAAACTCTTTTTAACGTTTTAAGATACTTTGTTACGTATCATAAGGATTGTCACTTGAGAAAAATCTGATTCTCTTGGTGTGTTTATGCTTTGTATGTTGGATCTACCCATGAGCATCCGGTCCTCAGTTTGGTTCTAGAGGCTATAGCGGTTTAAGGAtctgttcggatattttttagaaaatttgatccgattttagtttttcttttttcagtttttggttCAGTTTAGGTAATAAAGTTGTGAATCGGTTAATATTAGAggtaattttaaatttcattcgGTTCTGGTTTTTGGATTAGTTTAAGATAAAAAGTCAGAAACTTcgattttatgaattaaatatcaaaaaatctTTTAGGTTTTCGGATAAAAAATTGGATAATTggataatttgaaatatttcgAATAAAAGTTATTATAGTAATTAGGTTATTTGTGTATTTcgatttataattaatatttttaaaaattgattattttaaaattaaatatatttaatatttatacgcatataactttatattatagaaatttagGGTACCCATTCAACTCTAGTTCTATTTCAGTTTTTCGGTTATATAAAATTCACTCGGATAGCTAATAGGATCctaacccgaaccgaacctcatttttcggttcggttttttggtTCTGCATAAATGTGTGTAGGTCTAGTTGGATCAACAAAAGTTCATAGCTTTACATGTATACCCCAAGTTTCTCTAACCAAAACCAGTGATCTACATTTAAAGAACTAACAAAGATCCTTAAAAAGGATTTAACACTGTTGTTTAACAGACTCTACTGTAACATCTTCAAGCCAAGCAACAACCTCTTCAATCAACGGTCTCCTTCTAGGGTCACGATCAATGCATCTGCACGCAATCTCCAACATCTCCAAAACCTCATTCTCCTCCACATCATCGCGCATCGTCGCATCGATAAGCTCAGCTTCACGCTTCTCAGCCTTCATCTGAAACACCCTAGACACCAAATCTCTACAGCTCTTCCCTTTACACACCTCCACCGGCCTCCTCCCCGTAACAAGCTCCAAAAGCACCACACCGAAACTGTAAACATCTCCTCTACACGTGGCAATCAAAGACTGGCTATACTCCGGAGGAATGTACCCCAACGTCCCCACCAGATCAGTCGTCACGTGAGTATCGTAAGGCCTAAGCAGCCTGGCTAACCCGAAATCAGCAAGATGAGCTTCGAAGCTCTCgtctaataaaatattagacGACTTCACGTCCCTGTGGATAACGTTAGGTTCACAGTCTTTATGCAAGTAAGCAAGCCCACGCGCCGCTCCTCTAGCAATCTTCAACCTCACGTCCCACTTGAGAGACGCGTTTGCATCGACACGCTCGTGCAGCCAATAGTCCAAGCTCCCGTTCTCCATAAACGAGTAGATAAGCAGCCTATCGCTCCCGTGCTTGCAGTAGCCTTGAAGAGAGACCAGATTCTCGTGTTCCGCACGCGACAACGCTTCGACTTCCGCTTGGAACTCACGTTCCATCTGTCCACAGTCACCTGAAAGCCTCTTGACAGCTGCTTTCGAGCCGTCGGGTAGATTGGCCTTGTAGACAAGACCAAACCCACCGCATCCGATGATGTTTGCTTGGCTGAAACTGTTCGTAGACTTGAGAAGATCCGCTACGGTCAGGTCTTTGCATCCACAGCTATGGAAGAGAACTATCTTCGACGACGTGGGAGCTTTAGGAGCTTCCTCGTCAACGTCGTTGACTCTATCATTATCAACAGCCTCTTTTCTTGAGAGTCTTAGGAGAATAGCAGcgagaagaagagtgatccccACGGCAAGGCTTATAGTCAATACAACAATGCTACTTCTACCGAACTTTCCATTACCACGCGAAGAAGCACCTTTGGGTTTCAACACATTACTCATGAGAACATCGCAAGGAGAGTCAATGGCGCGGCAGAGTCCCAAGTTTCCTTCGAAGCTCGAGTGAGGGAAACTGTAGAACTGACCACCGGAAGGAATAGCTCCCGTGAGACGGTTATAAGCAACGCTGAACCTAGACAAGAAAGTGAGGCTTTGAAAGGAGAGAGGAATGGAGCCGTTGAGATGATTGTAAGAGAAGTCAAGAAGCTCCAGGTTGTCGAGACGTGAGATGGAGTTAGGTATCTCCCCGGTGAAGTTGTTCCTGCTCAGATCCAGCATGTGAAGCTCTTTCAACCGACCTATCTCGGGTAAGATCGTCCCGTTGAGTCTGTTATTGTTTAAGTAGAGAGATGGAGGGAATCTCGAGACTTGGTTGTAAGGAAGACCGTGAGAGCTTTTGTTTCTCTTCACGTAGAGAGGGATCCCTGAAGAGTCTATCATCTGAGAGTCAGTGCAGTTTAGATGGATCAAGCTCTTGAGATTTTTTAAGGCCACAGGGATTGTTCCGGTTAATGTGTTGTTGGAGAAGTCTATGTAGAAGAGACTCTCCATCTGACCGATCCACTGAGGGATGGCACCGTAGAAGTGGTTCCAGGATAGATCAAGAACCTGGAGCTTCTTGCAGCTCAACAGCCACCTCGGAATGTGACCTCTGAGACCGCAGTTTCCGAGGGCTAAGATGGTGAGGTTGTTGAATCCCGTGACATCTCTAGGCACTTCCTCTCGGATAAAGTTCTTTGAGAGGATGAGAGTTGAGAGGTTTCCGCAATGCTGCAGGACTCTCAATGCTTCTGACAAGTTCATAAAGCTGTTGTTGGATAAGGAGAGGAACAAAAGAGACTTCAAATTCTTGAACGTGTTGGGGATTTTCCCGGTGAACTCGTTTTTCGCCAAGCTTAAGATCTTTATCTTGGAGCAACGGCCGAGAGAATCAGGAAGAGGTCCGGAGAAGTGGTTACTAGCGAGATCAAGAACGCAGAGATCTTGAAACTCGGTGAAGTTGAGATCTATAGAGCCGGTTAACGAGTTGTTCCTAAGATCAAGAACCTTGAGTTTGGAGCATTGAGATAAGCTTGAAGGAAAATGTCCAGAAAACTTGTTGGAGCTTAGGTCGAGGTGTTCAAGGTGAGTGAGGTTACCAAAGACATCTGGTATCTCACCGGAGAA is a genomic window of Brassica napus cultivar Da-Ae chromosome A2, Da-Ae, whole genome shotgun sequence containing:
- the LOC106390327 gene encoding phytosulfokine receptor 2-like, yielding MLIILLSLVLFLGSSLSQPTLTCHPSDLSALREFAGALKNRSVTESWLNDSSCCEWGGVVCDDVSSRVTKLVLSEKGLEGEVSSSLSELSELQLLDLSRNHLKGELPSEISMLQQLQVLDLSHNFLTGNLSNLGVFTSLVMLNVSNNYLSGELSEKLSNLTALKSFLLSGNRFSGEIPDVFGNLTHLEHLDLSSNKFSGHFPSSLSQCSKLKVLDLRNNSLTGSIDLNFTEFQDLCVLDLASNHFSGPLPDSLGRCSKIKILSLAKNEFTGKIPNTFKNLKSLLFLSLSNNSFMNLSEALRVLQHCGNLSTLILSKNFIREEVPRDVTGFNNLTILALGNCGLRGHIPRWLLSCKKLQVLDLSWNHFYGAIPQWIGQMESLFYIDFSNNTLTGTIPVALKNLKSLIHLNCTDSQMIDSSGIPLYVKRNKSSHGLPYNQVSRFPPSLYLNNNRLNGTILPEIGRLKELHMLDLSRNNFTGEIPNSISRLDNLELLDFSYNHLNGSIPLSFQSLTFLSRFSVAYNRLTGAIPSGGQFYSFPHSSFEGNLGLCRAIDSPCDVLMSNVLKPKGASSRGNGKFGRSSIVVLTISLAVGITLLLAAILLRLSRKEAVDNDRVNDVDEEAPKAPTSSKIVLFHSCGCKDLTVADLLKSTNSFSQANIIGCGGFGLVYKANLPDGSKAAVKRLSGDCGQMEREFQAEVEALSRAEHENLVSLQGYCKHGSDRLLIYSFMENGSLDYWLHERVDANASLKWDVRLKIARGAARGLAYLHKDCEPNVIHRDVKSSNILLDESFEAHLADFGLARLLRPYDTHVTTDLVGTLGYIPPEYSQSLIATCRGDVYSFGVVLLELVTGRRPVEVCKGKSCRDLVSRVFQMKAEKREAELIDATMRDDVEENEVLEMLEIACRCIDRDPRRRPLIEEVVAWLEDVTVESVKQQC
- the LOC106390314 gene encoding protein RICE SALT SENSITIVE 3-like isoform X2 gives rise to the protein MGKVASDKCHKWVFKEPSESEPNLANYWQSSFDALPPEWTDQFESGIQTIAVIQAGHGLLQLGSCKIIPEDLHFVLRMRQMFESIGYRSGFYLSQLFSSNRTGASPSSSLVPNQQPQSQPLAWGSHAPLLPSPGYQNQTLPASTRYGFLQETNAPHPQMLPPMEEHEEDIKWPNGLSLFNALTGRADEASRLLFNQEQNPMNIENQNEFLSLESHPNKFRRSYTLPARMDSSSSSTSLDQQPLEFRNNSGSNAGMYSDVMETFLR
- the LOC106390314 gene encoding protein RICE SALT SENSITIVE 3-like isoform X1, translating into MVGSGGDRSKDAVGMMALHEALRSVCLNSDWIYSVFWTIRPRPRVRGGNGCKIGDESGSLMLMWEDGFCGGGRNEDLCLEPDIESEDLVRKAFSKMSIQLYNYGEGLMGKVASDKCHKWVFKEPSESEPNLANYWQSSFDALPPEWTDQFESGIQTIAVIQAGHGLLQLGSCKIIPEDLHFVLRMRQMFESIGYRSGFYLSQLFSSNRTGASPSSSLVPNQQPQSQPLAWGSHAPLLPSPGYQNQTLPASTRYGFLQETNAPHPQMLPPMEEHEEDIKWPNGLSLFNALTGRADEASRLLFNQEQNPMNIENQNEFLSLESHPNKFRRSYTLPARMDSSSSSTSLDQQPLEFRNNSGSNAGMYSDVMETFLR